Genomic window (Alligator mississippiensis isolate rAllMis1 chromosome 4, rAllMis1, whole genome shotgun sequence):
ACCCCCAGTGTCAGGAAAAAGCAACAGGCAGGAACTTCAGAGCTTCCCAGAGTCTCTGGTCCCAAAGGCTGTGATACTAGTCATGTAGCGGGAGAGGggaaatggggagggggagatgccGTTATTCATGGAAGACATGTGTTAGAGGTATGGGTTATTGTGCATCTGCAACTGTGTGCATGCTCACTGCTGCATTTACATGATAGGGGGGCACATCTGGGTCTGAGTGCTGCAGCCGTGTGTGTGTATCTTTAGTGTTTAGCTGTGCATAGTACATGTATAATGTTATGCCCCCGGGGTGCTGACAGCGTGCTTAAAACCTGGCACCCCTTGAACTCTTGTACAATCCTCTAGTGCTGGAGCTGAAAGACCCAGGTCTGTGAGCAGCCGTCTCACACTCCACgtggcccaggcagggtgggacagggcaaTGCACCAAGATGAGCCTGGCAGACAGGATTACACACACAGATGTCAGCTCTCATCCCTCCAACAGTCCTGTACTTTAGCACAACTGAGATTTACCAGGAAAATCTCCCAAGCCCACGTGACAACAATAGCTAATCCAGGCAGCAGGGATCTCGCCCTGCAGCCCATCCTCACACTGTGCACCCAGAGGGGTCAGGCACCTTCCAGCAAAGCCCAGCCCCGAGCACGCAGCCAGCCCTGCTACACAGTGCCACAAGTCCCAGGCTCTGCTGCCCTGATCCATCATTCATGAgtcagggccagggccctcccaCCAAGGCCAGATGCAGCCGGAGGAGGCAGGCTCAGCCCAGAtatgggcaggaggaggaaagttCAGGAAGTGCCTGGAAGCGCCACGCGGGTACAAAAGGCAGCccggcaggcagcagaggcagtgctcAGCTGAGCAAGGCAAGGCAGTGTgtgtggcaggagcagagccatGGCACGCTACTCCTGGCGCCTGGTGTGGCTGCTCCCTGTGCGGCAGTGGCCATCGTGAGGCTGGTGGCCCACGTgtgtctgcagcagcaaggggatgAGCAGCCTTCTGCAGCCATCGCCAGCCAACATCTTTGAACAGATGGCGAGTGACCTGCAGCGGCAGGTGGAGGCGATGGACAGGCTGAGCCATGCTGTCTTCCACGCCCAGCCACTCCTGTGGTTGGAGCCTGCGGGCCAAGGGGAGCCAAGGCAGGATGGAGTGGCCCAGGCTGGGGTCACAGAGCAGGAGCCGGAGTTTGGGGGTCGGCAGGACAAGAAGTTCGAGCTGCGCATGGATGTGGCCGGCTTCTCCCCGGAGGAGCTGACAGtgaggcaggagggcaggaaggTGACAGTGACAGGGAGGCGTGAGAAGCAAAGCCCTGGAGAGGATGGAGGCAGCTTCCAGGAGTACCTGGAGCTGCACAGGGAAATGTTGCTCCCCACAGGCCTGGACGTGGAGGCTGTGACCTGCTCCCTGTGCTCGGATGGACAGCTCCGCATTGAGGCACCGCGCCTGGCCCTGCAGCGCGCAGAGGGGAAAGCCATTCCCATCAGCGTCCAGGCGGGAGAGGGAGCCACACAAGGAGACACTGCCgccaaggaggagaaggagctgggaagggaggaggaaagtgGCAGCCAGGAGACCTGACCCAGCCAGAGTGGGTGACAGCAAGCCCGCTGCCCTGGCCCAGAGACTGCAGCCATTGCCAGGGTACATCAGCGCTCTGAACCCTGCAATCCCTTCCAAGTACATCTGCCCTAGTGTCCCTCCTGGCACAGTGACTGGGGGCTGTGCTGAGTCTGTAGCCATGTTTGTCTCTGGACAGATCTTTCATACCTGTCACAAACCTGGAGAGGGATGGGGCTTTGGGTTTCAGTACCACTTTATTGCCAGGTGACATTTGTCTGGCGTACTGTATTGCTTATGTGTCATGATGGAAATAAACCTGTTTCCTACATGCAAGTTGTCAGTGGATTTAATGGAATCTATTTCTTGTCCAACTGCCCAGCTCAGTGCTGAGGAGTGGGGAACGTGTCAATGCTTTGTGTGTAAAAATCACTGGTTGAACGGCATAGTATGGAGAAGATAGAATTACATGTGGCGTACGCATACAGCATGTCTTAAGCCAGTGTAATTAACCTTTACAGCACCATAAAGAAAGAGAGCAAATAAACAGCATAAACATGTCATAtacagagaggctgagggaactgggttcatTTAGTCCACAGAAGAGACAACTGaatggggatttaatagcaacctttaactacctgaagggggttccaaagaggatggagctaaactgttctcagtggtggcagatgacagaacaaggagcagtggtttcaagttgcagcaagggaggtttaagttgcatattaggaaaaactttctcattgggagtgtggtgaagcactggtacaggttacctagagaggtggtggaatctccatccttggaggttttcaagtcctggctgggcaaagccctgactgggatgagctagttggggtgatcctgttttgagcaggggagtGGACTATATaatctccagaggtcccttctaaccctaaatttctatgattctatgaaaaagcTTTCTGGGGTATTGTTGCCTCAGGAAAAATCTGTACGAAATCATCCGTCTACATCTGCCCTGGTGCAGTTTTTTTCCTAGGCAGACAGGTGCTCTCCTGCCACTGTGGCAAGGCTCTGGAATGGTGCACACTGTGTGCACTCCTAGATATACTCTTTAACTGTCTGCCTTTTTTCCCTAGTGTAATTCAGCGTTgttcaacctgtgggtcgcaacccaacAATGGGttgtaagaatatatgaaagggttacaaacaaatttaaaaacggaaaaacacaggaaactctggcttttcccttgcaggctggcagagttccagccagccaggggctgttTGCCCCCCCGGCATAGCCAacacccctctgccccacacacggtgggggactggggcctgggggtgcggGGCAGCAGGTCAGGTCTGGCCACTGATTtatacaaatgggtcctggttcaaaaaaggttgagaactgctggcatAATTTACATTGCTGCACATAACTGCTGTACACCATACTAGCATACATGTGTCAGGTCTGGATCCTTACAATGGTAGGTTACTATGTTCTGGATGAGTGTCCCAATACTCTTAGGGAAATAAATGTGACCTATGGCCTGGACTTCTGCAGGAGACAGTTGTGAAGGCTGGAAGATAAGaccccaataacttcctgcccgtggcaggggactggacttaatgatctgacAGGTACCTTCTGGGCCTTCGATTCTATGATATTACACCATGCTGTAAAAGTGTAACAGCCAGGATTTGTGAGGAGAGCTCCTAAGAAGAGGTGTCCTATACAGGGCTGAGCATACGTGTGCCAGAAAACTTCCCTGCAATTACAAAGGGGGTTGTAAGGCAAATGTTGAGAGAAGGACAGAGGGACATCAGCACCCACTCTAGCAATGTCTTCCTGATGGAAAAACCCTCTCCTGACACCCTGGAGCCTCTCCTTgtgttcctttcctttttgtaTCGTCAGCTCTTATGATGTTGCCAGACTTTGCATTAAGACTTGTGTTTCTCTTCATGGCCCTGCTGCTTGAATGAGGGAAGTTTCTACCTTTCATTACAAACAAAAAGTAAGTTTTTAGTCCTAAAGATGCAAACAAAAGCTGGAAAGGTGTACTCAAGTGCTCAAAACAGAGACCAATGGAAAAGACTGTGCCCTTCTAAAAATCTCAGCTGGGGGAGCCTAACGTGGTCCATTAGTTGGGTGACACGATGGAGGTGGGTTAGAGCAGGGGCACTCAGCCCCTGGCCTGCGACCCAGAATGGGTCCATGAAGCCCGTGGGGCTCCTTAAAGGTCCAGAACTTTATCCGCGGGTAGGCGCAAGTTAGCGGGAGTCGTGGTAATTCACACATCCATCAATCCC
Coding sequences:
- the LOC106737367 gene encoding heat shock protein 30D, with translation MSSLLQPSPANIFEQMASDLQRQVEAMDRLSHAVFHAQPLLWLEPAGQGEPRQDGVAQAGVTEQEPEFGGRQDKKFELRMDVAGFSPEELTVRQEGRKVTVTGRREKQSPGEDGGSFQEYLELHREMLLPTGLDVEAVTCSLCSDGQLRIEAPRLALQRAEGKAIPISVQAGEGATQGDTAAKEEKELGREEESGSQET